CCAGTTGGTAGTGAACCAGTTGCGTTTGCGCAAGGATTGTTTTGCGTCGTTCTCAAATTGTGCATCGGTTAAGCCACCGGATTGTTGGGTAGTGTATCTGGATAAAGTGTATTCCATGCTGAGCGACAGCCGCTCTGAACATTGATAACCAATACTTGCAAAAGCATCATGCAATTTGTATTGGCTGTTTGGCCGCCAGCTTTCTCCTTGTTTGTAATTATAGAAACCGTAGTAGTTGAAACATTTTGCTGTACCGCCAATGCTATTAAAAGTGCTGACGAGTTTATAGGCCCCGGCAGTAGTGTAGGAAGTCCATTCCACTTTTTTATCGCGAGGTGCATGCTCCAATACATAATTCAACATGCCGCCAAACTGTGGCCCGTATTGAAGGGAAGCGGCTCCGCGCACGACTTCGATTTTATCAAGAGCTTCGGCAGGAGGTACGTAATAGCTCTCCGGGATAGCCCAGGGCATCGGCACTCATGTCGTAGCCGTTTTGTCGGGTGTTGAAGTTAGAGGTTCTGTTGGGGTCAAGCCCGCGCGCCGCTACGCCTAGTTGCAAACCGGCAGCATCGCTCTCCCAAATATTGATGCCCGGCACTTTAGAAAATATTTGACGAGAAGAATTGGTGGCGAGAGATACGTTCATATCTTTCATCACAATGACTTCGTTTTTCTTTCCGTCATAAATCGCGGTTCCTTCAACGGGCTTTAATCGAGTTACTCCAAAAGTGGTTGGATTGCTTTCAATGATAACACTGGAAAGCTCTTGAATGAAAGGCTTGAGAAAAATGACGGGCAGTTCAATATCGGCTTCTTTGATGGACACGAGAACGGTCTTCTTTTCAAAAAATATATTCTTGAAAGAGAGTTTGTATTCGCCGGAAGTAATATTTAGAAAGATGAATTGGCCGAGAGAATCGGTGGTGGTTCTGTTTCCTGACTTTTCTAAGGTAACTGTTACCCCTGAAATATTATCACCGGTGGTTTCGTTTTTTACTACCCCGTGAATCGTGAAAGATGCCGCATAAAGCGACCAAGAGTAAATGAACAGTAAACAAAAACAGAAAAAATATTTCACTCTAATTTATTGGCTTCCACACCCGGTTTTTTGGGGGGGGGAATAATCATCGCTTTACTCAGCCACATTGGCGGCCTCGCCTGTTACGCCGACATAGGCTTCGACATAAATCTCCTAGTTGGTTTAGTCGCCATCAGTATCACTGTAATTGATGATAACGCCTAATTGGGATGACATATCTACCTTTAATAGAACCGTCAGTTTTTTTAATTCCAGAAACAAAGATTCCATTTCGGGTTTATTCGTTGTTATAGCCGTCGAAAAATCTACCGGTACATTCTGCGCCTTTTGAATGGTCACATCAAACTGATTGGTAATAACAGAATCAAGAGGCTGACCATTGTAATCAGCATTTAGATAAGCCAGATAGTCATCGAAACTGATGCCGGTACCTCCTGTATAGAGCGTTTTGCACTCCTTTAGGTTTTCAATAAGCAATTCTTTAGAGTAAGCACTGTAGTATGCTTCTACCGACATGGGGTTTAATGTGCCGGTACTAATAGAGCCTAAATATCCTAACGAATTTCCAACCCTTTCTCTACGACATCTTTCAATTTCAAAACTCAGATCATTCACCAACATTCCGGAGGAGCTGCCAATATCTGTTCCAGAGGCGCCGATAAATTGGTCAACATAGCTAGTCCAGGCAGAGGAGGCATTGGACGAGACGGTTTCTATTTCATTGACTATATCACTTAGATATTGCTTCCGTCCACTGGCATTTATATCGCTGGTAAACCGAGTTAGGATTTCATTGCTGCTTCCACTGTAAAGCATAAAATCTATTGCCGGGAAGCCTTTAGCGCGGATATTATTTGCCGTATTCAAATCATAAGAACCGGAAGATACATTTGATTTGATCTGAGCCGTGTCGGTAGTAAAAACATTCAAGTTTCGCAAACCTTCGGAAGGGGGCAAACTATATGCCTCCACTTTCATATAGGAAGTGTAGGCTAAAAGAAAAGCAGATTTTAATGAATCAAGAGTAACAGAAGAAGGATTGCTGATAAAAGCATCTTTCTTTTGTTTCAATTCTCCCGAAGAGATACTGAATTGCTGATGCGCAGGGATAATAATATGACTGCTTAAGTTCGTAAGCATCTCCACTCGGTTAAACTTGTCGCCGTTAACCTTTTGATTACAGCCGTTTAGTAGCAGTAATGTAACTGCGGCAACGCTTATGTATTTCAGTATCTGCATGGTGTGATTATAATTGATCCTTAACTGCATCAAACCCATAAATAGTACTGAAGATGTCTTTGGCAGCCTGTAAATCAGGAGTGCTTATCGTATAGAAGTTATTTCCAAAATAATTAAGCAGGGTTTGAATTTGAGTATCAGTAGCTTTCTTCTCTGGATTATATTTAAGCGTCTTTACCAAAAAATAGCCTTCAGAAAGATTATGATTGCGAATCGCATTATCAGAGATATTTGTCAAGGCGCTGTTGATATAATGAACCGCCGTTCCTGCTACTCCAAGTTCTATATTTTCGCGGATAATTGCAATTTGTTTGGTCACTGTTTCGTCGTCGCCATTATCAATAGCGGCGCGTCCTTTCAGAAAAGCATTCATTACGGCTGTTGCATTTCCCAAAAGTAGATTTCGATCGTTTGCATATTTGCCTAAATGGAGAAGCCCCATAGTATTGGTGGGGTAATCAGTCGGTACACCAAAGTATCCGAAAGCCTCATCCCAATGATGTTGTCTGTCGGCAAGGGCAACCTGAGGGCCTACTTGATCCTCACTTAAATAGACGGCTGTAATCTGATAATAAACTAAAGCTCCTTGCAAGTGTTTTTCTACAGCCTCTTTAAAATCTACTCCGCCGGCGGTAAGCATATATTTTGAAGTTCCGCTCGTCACTACTCCCGCTGTACCGTTAGACCCCGTGGCACCTGTCAAACTGGTGGCAACAGCGCTGTCAATCCAAGTTTCTATCGTGGTCTGGTCAACGGCAAATGTTTTATCCTTCAATTGTTTTCCAGAGGTATTTAATGTATCGTTGGCAAAGGGGCTTCCCGTATTGCTGTACATATTTTTCAGTTTTGTCGCATCCAGAGGAACACCCGTGCTTGCCTTTTTTACTTCGGCAACCATTTCACTAATCATTTTTAGACGGTAGGTCTGTCCGCTATAATCAGCATTTGTGAAATTGTAGGTGGTAGGAATCGGGTAATTAATAACCTTTTCTTTTTGACAAGATTGAATAGTAATCGCAATTATCAGAGCGATTATTGGCAATAGTGATTTTCTCATGTTTATGGTTTTTTGATGTTTAGATTTATTCTAAACAGGCGCAAATCTATTAGCATAATCTGATTATCCAAATTTCATAAGTGGTTATTTATGGATGCCGTCTTAAACGGTTATGCCGGTATTAGTTTTACACTAAATTTTTTCAAGTAATTATTTCCGGTTGGAAGAGCATAGGTCACGGAGGCTACGATTCAAATCCGATTTTATTTCAAATGAAAAAGCCCTGACTACTTACAAATCAGGGCTTTTTCTGGTTTTGATGAATGAACTACTATATTTTATAGACCAATGTCCTTTGCTTTAATATCCGCCTTTTGCTTACGCGGAACAAAAGTGTCCTTGTCCAGAATGTTGCGAACAGCCTCAATGCGCCAGAACCGTATCTTGGCATACTTTTTTAGTTCAGGATTGGTCAACTTCGCTATGTTGGAAGATACATCGAACACATTTTTGATAATCTGATCTTTGACCGATTTGTAATAATCTTCTAACATCTTTTTGTCTGACGGAGATGGAACCGATTTTCCACTCACTTCGTCTACAATTAGGTTGACCTGTGGTTCGTTCAACTTGAGGTCATCAAAATTTTGCGCCAAATCTTTTAGTGGATTGAGCAGCTTAATATTGCCATCAATCGTTTTAATCATCGCCATATCATTGACGTTGGTAAAGTAGATTTTAGCGCTATCTAAATCAAAGGAGATAAGTTTAGCAAATGCATTGTTTTTATCTGACAAGGTCATATTCCCTGCCGCTTCATAAATTCGTGCAGCGAGAGCGTATCTGTTTTTGCTGAGACATTCAGCCGCCAATTTTTCAGCCGCCATATCATCTTTCCCCGCATATAATCCTGCGAGTTTTACATAATAATTATCTGCCTCGGCATCTCGATGTTCTTCATATAAATAGTCGGCATATTTTTTGATGCCCTCGGTATTACCGCCCGCTTCATAAGCCTCAATGGCCTTTTGATATTCTTTACGGTCAAAATAAATATCTCCGGCCTTTTGGTAGCCCTCCGGCGATTTTAATTTGGTAAATGTCTCGGCTGCTTTAGACTCGCCGGCACCTCCTTTTTTGAAATAATCGTTTGCAATTTGCTCCACTTTGGAAGGTGTTTCGCCTAAAATGTAATAGTTAAGTGCTTGGTCATATCCATCTTCGCCCTGCTCGTAATAACGGTCACCTACCAGGCGCGCTCCTTCTTTGGTCGCGTCAGACTTTGCAAATAGCGACATGGCCTTGCCAATAGTTTTGGGACGCGTTTTTTCATTGTCTGTGCTGAAAGCCTGTTCCACATACCCTTCAGCAACTCGCTTTAGTCCATCTTTTTTCAATTCTTTAGTGGAGGCATTGAAGGCATTCGTGGCATTGACTAAATCGCCTTTCTCTAAATAAGCATCGCCGATGAGACCGGATATCTCCTGAGGTTTCATCCCGCCTTTCTGGAAACTTTCTTTAGCCTTGTTGATGCCGTCCTGACGCTTGGCAG
This portion of the Bacteroidota bacterium genome encodes:
- a CDS encoding imelysin family protein yields the protein MQLRINYNHTMQILKYISVAAVTLLLLNGCNQKVNGDKFNRVEMLTNLSSHIIIPAHQQFSISSGELKQKKDAFISNPSSVTLDSLKSAFLLAYTSYMKVEAYSLPPSEGLRNLNVFTTDTAQIKSNVSSGSYDLNTANNIRAKGFPAIDFMLYSGSSNEILTRFTSDINASGRKQYLSDIVNEIETVSSNASSAWTSYVDQFIGASGTDIGSSSGMLVNDLSFEIERCRRERVGNSLGYLGSISTGTLNPMSVEAYYSAYSKELLIENLKECKTLYTGGTGISFDDYLAYLNADYNGQPLDSVITNQFDVTIQKAQNVPVDFSTAITTNKPEMESLFLELKKLTVLLKVDMSSQLGVIINYSDTDGD
- a CDS encoding DUF4856 domain-containing protein is translated as MRKSLLPIIALIIAITIQSCQKEKVINYPIPTTYNFTNADYSGQTYRLKMISEMVAEVKKASTGVPLDATKLKNMYSNTGSPFANDTLNTSGKQLKDKTFAVDQTTIETWIDSAVATSLTGATGSNGTAGVVTSGTSKYMLTAGGVDFKEAVEKHLQGALVYYQITAVYLSEDQVGPQVALADRQHHWDEAFGYFGVPTDYPTNTMGLLHLGKYANDRNLLLGNATAVMNAFLKGRAAIDNGDDETVTKQIAIIRENIELGVAGTAVHYINSALTNISDNAIRNHNLSEGYFLVKTLKYNPEKKATDTQIQTLLNYFGNNFYTISTPDLQAAKDIFSTIYGFDAVKDQL
- a CDS encoding carboxypeptidase-like regulatory domain-containing protein, giving the protein MKYFFCFCLLFIYSWSLYAASFTIHGVVKNETTGDNISGVTVTLEKSGNRTTTDSLGQFIFLNITSGEYKLSFKNIFFEKKTVLVSIKEADIELPVIFLKPFIQELSSVIIESNPTTFGVTRLKPVEGTAIYDGKKNEVIVMKDMNVSLATNSSRQIFSKVPGINIWESDAAGLQLGVAARGLDPNRTSNFNTRQNGYDMSADALGYPGELLRTSCRSS